In Candidatus Edwardsbacteria bacterium, one genomic interval encodes:
- the thiE gene encoding thiamine phosphate synthase, with amino-acid sequence MENKQQRLKAFQQIDLYPVTDQCLSLGRTNLEVLDGLIAGGARIVQLREKHLSKKDFYPLAQAFREKTTKAGMLLLINDHLDIALACGADGVHLGQDDLPLSAAKKLAPHLLIGVSTHNLEEALEAQEQGADYLNIGPIFATQTKEVSMEPLGPGAIKKIIPQINIPITVMGGINSSNIDQVLQAGARRIAVISAVTKAGNIQQVVRELRKAINQSESFD; translated from the coding sequence ATGGAAAATAAACAACAGCGGCTGAAAGCCTTTCAGCAAATAGATCTCTATCCGGTCACCGATCAATGTCTGTCCTTGGGCCGCACCAATCTTGAAGTATTGGACGGCCTGATCGCCGGGGGCGCCAGGATAGTCCAGCTGAGGGAAAAACACCTCTCCAAAAAAGACTTTTATCCCTTGGCCCAGGCCTTCCGTGAAAAGACAACCAAAGCCGGGATGCTGCTGCTGATCAACGACCATCTGGACATCGCCCTGGCCTGCGGGGCGGACGGGGTGCATCTGGGGCAGGACGACCTGCCGCTGTCCGCCGCAAAGAAGCTGGCCCCCCATCTGCTGATCGGCGTTTCCACCCACAACCTGGAAGAGGCCCTGGAGGCCCAGGAGCAGGGGGCCGATTACCTGAACATCGGGCCGATATTCGCCACCCAGACCAAGGAGGTTTCCATGGAACCGCTGGGCCCGGGGGCAATCAAAAAAATAATCCCGCAGATCAATATTCCCATTACGGTGATGGGCGGCATCAATTCATCGAACATCGACCAGGTCCTGCAGGCGGGCGCCAGGAGGATAGCGGTGATAAGCGCCGTCACCAAGGCGGGCAACATCCAACAGGTGGTCCGTGAACTGCGGAAAGCCATAAATCAGTCTGAATCCTTTGATTGA
- the thiH gene encoding 2-iminoacetate synthase ThiH, which yields MTPFYETIRSLDGSRIKTDPQNATTGQVKALMGSISSGDIPTPGDIAILTSPAAAEVLAPMAQLAQAITARRFGKTIQMYAPLYISNHCSNSCVYCGFNVHNKINRRTSGREEILSEARLLRNKHISQLLLVSGECPSQVGVEMLEGIAGDLKGMFPSLSIEIYPLDTPDYQRLYGAGIDGLAIYQETYDQNIYSTVHPAGPKRDYQYRLGAPERGAAAGFRQIGIGSLLGLNDWRVESYYLAHHAAYLMKHHWKSQVSISFPRLRPAAGGYRPEFPVSDRELVQMICAFRLIFPDAGLVLSTREPAELRDHLIGLGITRMSAGSKTSPGGYLDKLDNNLDQQEAAADGQFNVFDDRPVEAVAASIRQKGYDTVWKDWDKGFER from the coding sequence ATGACCCCGTTTTATGAAACAATAAGATCTTTGGACGGCTCCCGGATAAAAACCGATCCCCAGAATGCCACCACCGGACAGGTCAAGGCCCTTATGGGTTCGATCAGCTCCGGGGACATTCCAACTCCCGGGGATATCGCGATCCTGACCTCTCCGGCCGCCGCCGAAGTTCTGGCGCCGATGGCCCAACTGGCCCAGGCCATCACCGCCAGAAGATTTGGAAAGACCATCCAGATGTACGCCCCGTTGTACATCTCCAACCACTGCAGCAATTCCTGCGTCTACTGCGGGTTCAATGTTCACAACAAGATCAACCGCCGGACCTCGGGCCGGGAAGAGATCCTGTCGGAGGCCAGGCTGTTAAGAAATAAGCACATATCCCAGCTTTTGCTGGTCAGCGGGGAATGTCCCAGCCAGGTCGGCGTGGAAATGCTGGAAGGCATCGCCGGGGATCTCAAGGGAATGTTCCCCTCACTGTCCATAGAGATATATCCCCTGGATACTCCGGACTACCAGCGGCTTTATGGGGCCGGCATAGACGGGCTGGCCATCTACCAGGAGACCTACGACCAAAATATTTATTCCACGGTACACCCGGCCGGGCCCAAGCGCGATTATCAATACCGGCTGGGGGCCCCGGAGCGGGGCGCGGCTGCGGGCTTCCGGCAGATCGGCATCGGTTCGCTGCTGGGCCTGAACGATTGGCGGGTGGAATCGTATTATCTGGCGCACCATGCCGCCTACCTGATGAAGCATCACTGGAAAAGCCAGGTCTCGATCTCCTTTCCCCGCCTGAGGCCGGCGGCCGGGGGATACCGCCCGGAGTTCCCCGTCAGCGACCGGGAGCTGGTGCAGATGATCTGTGCCTTCCGTCTGATATTTCCCGACGCCGGGCTGGTGCTATCCACCCGGGAGCCGGCGGAACTGCGGGACCATCTTATAGGGCTGGGCATCACCAGGATGAGCGCCGGCTCCAAGACCTCGCCGGGAGGATACCTCGACAAGCTCGATAACAACCTGGACCAGCAGGAGGCGGCCGCCGATGGTCAGTTCAACGTGTTCGATGACCGGCCGGTGGAAGCGGTGGCGGCCAGCATCAGACAAAAAGGTTATGATACGGTGTGGAAGGACTGGGATAAGGGGTTCGAACGATAA